From Vogesella sp. XCS3, the proteins below share one genomic window:
- a CDS encoding substrate-binding domain-containing protein — translation MGRRMLCLLAIWLCWTPLLQAAQPNIVFIPKGASHVFWKEMARGAQDAALGLSINMVWRGPALENDATAQAKLLGHYAAKGFAGMIVAPNASAALQLPLQQVKNAGSKVVIVDSPLQPAPRKVLLLRFSAKHDSTRERENAFRDRLQQLLPASRIEEGEEVGITVFDTRDKVQKVLAAHPDADLVFTPNESTTEGTIQALQDAGLAGKLRHIGFDYSPRIDRALSGGQLLAVVMQDPYQMGVRAMTILAELLQKKPVPAVSYTPATLVTAGDLAQPVVQARVRPYLDYLQR, via the coding sequence ATGGGACGACGCATGCTATGCCTGCTAGCGATATGGCTATGCTGGACACCTCTTTTACAGGCAGCACAGCCGAATATTGTCTTTATCCCCAAGGGGGCCTCGCACGTGTTCTGGAAAGAAATGGCACGCGGGGCGCAAGACGCTGCGCTGGGCTTGAGCATCAATATGGTCTGGCGCGGCCCCGCGCTGGAAAACGATGCCACGGCGCAGGCCAAGCTGCTGGGCCATTATGCGGCCAAGGGTTTCGCCGGCATGATCGTGGCCCCCAACGCCTCGGCCGCCTTGCAGCTACCGTTGCAGCAGGTAAAGAACGCGGGTAGCAAGGTGGTGATTGTGGATTCGCCGCTGCAGCCCGCGCCGCGCAAAGTGCTGCTGCTGCGCTTTTCGGCCAAGCACGACTCCACGCGCGAGCGCGAGAATGCCTTTCGCGACCGTTTGCAGCAGCTGCTGCCGGCCAGCCGTATAGAAGAAGGTGAAGAAGTAGGCATCACGGTATTCGATACCCGCGACAAGGTGCAAAAAGTGCTGGCTGCCCACCCCGATGCCGACCTGGTATTTACCCCGAACGAATCCACCACCGAGGGCACCATCCAGGCACTGCAGGATGCCGGCCTGGCCGGCAAGCTGCGCCATATCGGCTTTGACTACTCCCCGCGTATCGACCGTGCGCTGTCTGGCGGCCAGCTGCTGGCGGTGGTGATGCAAGACCCCTACCAGATGGGGGTGCGAGCCATGACCATTCTTGCCGAGCTGCTGCAGAAAAAGCCGGTGCCTGCCGTTTCCTATACGCCTGCCACGCTGGTAACCGCCGGAGATCTGGCGCAGCCCGTGGTGCAGGCGCGGGTGCGGCCTTACCTGGATTACCTGCAACGCTAG